The proteins below come from a single Oncorhynchus masou masou isolate Uvic2021 unplaced genomic scaffold, UVic_Omas_1.1 unplaced_scaffold_1915, whole genome shotgun sequence genomic window:
- the LOC135532579 gene encoding protein NLRC3-like: MCHMPVFCWISATVLEMILKEAEKDEVPKTLTQMYSHFMLIQIIVKNRKYNKATETNPKELSQSDKEMILKLAKLAFQQLQKGNLIFYEEDLRECGIDVTEASEYSALCTEIFKEESGLYQDKVYSFVHLSIQEFLAAVHALESCLD, from the coding sequence atgtgccacatgCCAGTCTTCTGTTGGATATCAGCCACTGTCCTTGAGATGATACTGAAAGAGGCAGAGAAGGATGAAGTCCCCAAAACTCTGACCCAGATGTACTCACACTTCATGCTCATCCAAATCATTGTGAAGAACAGGAAGTACAACAAAGCCACAGAGACAAACCCAAAGGAACTGTCTCAGTCAGACAAAGAGATGATCCTTAAACTGGCAAAGCTGGCTTTCCAACAGCTGCAGAAGGGCAACCTGATCTTCTATGAGGAGGACCTGAGAGAGTGTGGCATTGACGTCACAGAGGCATCAGAGTACTCAGCATTGTGTACAGAGATCTTTAAAGAAGAATCTGGGCTGTACCAAGACAAGGTCTACAGCTTTGTGcatctgagcattcaggagtttctAGCAGCAGTGCATGCTTTAGAATCATGTCTGGAC